The following are encoded together in the Proteiniphilum saccharofermentans genome:
- a CDS encoding WecB/TagA/CpsF family glycosyltransferase, whose product MLQQFELFNGPLQEITSSKKLITTLNAHSYNTVKKDPVFREALQASDILLPDGISVVLATRLLQGKKIRKIAGDDIFRYEMQRVHTAGGKCFFLGSSKATLNLIKKRAEKEFPGLEVYSYSPPYKPEFTEEENRVMIDAVNQVEPDVLFVGMTAPKQEKWAFDHFDRLNAGHICCIGAVFDFYAGTVQRAPAWMVNAGMEWFYRLVREPRRMWRRYLVGNTLFVSQILKEKFKNPAKNPPFTALQSQIVKRNGTKS is encoded by the coding sequence ATGTTACAGCAATTTGAACTATTCAATGGTCCTTTACAGGAAATAACTTCTTCCAAAAAGTTGATCACCACGTTGAATGCCCATTCGTATAATACGGTTAAAAAAGACCCCGTTTTCCGTGAGGCGCTTCAGGCCAGCGATATATTATTGCCTGACGGCATCAGTGTGGTGCTGGCCACTCGGTTGCTACAAGGTAAAAAAATAAGAAAGATAGCCGGTGACGACATATTCCGTTATGAAATGCAAAGGGTGCATACGGCAGGGGGCAAATGTTTTTTCCTTGGCAGCTCGAAAGCTACCTTGAACCTCATCAAGAAAAGAGCAGAGAAGGAGTTTCCCGGTCTGGAGGTATATAGCTACTCTCCCCCGTATAAACCGGAGTTCACGGAAGAAGAAAACCGGGTCATGATTGACGCGGTGAATCAAGTTGAACCGGATGTACTCTTTGTGGGGATGACTGCACCCAAACAGGAGAAATGGGCATTTGACCATTTCGATCGATTGAATGCCGGCCATATCTGTTGCATTGGAGCCGTATTCGACTTTTATGCAGGTACCGTACAACGTGCACCGGCCTGGATGGTAAACGCCGGAATGGAGTGGTTTTACCGGTTGGTTCGTGAACCCCGCCGTATGTGGAGGAGATATCTGGTGGGAAATACTTTGTTTGTGTCTCAAATTCTGAAGGAAAAATTTAAAAATCCTGCTAAAAATCCACCGTTTACTGCTTTACAATCGCAAATTGTAAAACGAAACGGCACTAAATCATAG
- a CDS encoding exopolysaccharide biosynthesis polyprenyl glycosylphosphotransferase yields MKTDHSGVRFLYLLFDLLLLNISVYMVFYNSPMYNYIDLPGRNLYILHANISELLAYIIYSNRNYFFTDSYTERVKAFSIRFLILLAILFLLAEIFLPTGYHKGFLVEYTGFFFVFKVVVFYLIYKVQLYRYKNGYAHHRVAILGVGNSDLVLGKLLNDNPSLGFKLAGYLSSKGLQSDFATLGNLDDLPSLSERYKLNMLFVTDPSYFTKENTRVLLSKCNETGMRVRYVLTKGYWSNNNRMGRTKESARYFEMFNPQEIPLDSLTLRTEKRIFDILFSAAVILFIFSWLFPIMGLLIKLNSKGPVFFKQQRTGINNKTFWCYKFRTMTVNSESDSKQAQVNDSRITSIGHFMRKTNIDELPQFINVFLGNMSVVGPRPHMLKHTEQYSELIRHYKVRHFVKPGITGWAQVNGFRGLTDELWKMEKRVEYDMEYLEKWNFIWDIKIIFMTLFGNKAYENAG; encoded by the coding sequence ATGAAGACAGATCATTCAGGGGTAAGATTCCTCTATCTTCTCTTCGATTTATTACTTTTAAATATATCGGTTTATATGGTATTTTACAATAGCCCGATGTATAATTATATTGATCTTCCGGGAAGAAACCTTTATATCCTGCATGCCAATATTTCTGAATTGTTGGCCTACATTATCTACTCGAACAGAAATTACTTTTTTACGGATAGTTATACTGAAAGAGTGAAAGCTTTCAGCATACGGTTTCTCATCCTTCTTGCCATTCTCTTCCTGTTAGCCGAGATTTTTCTCCCCACAGGATACCACAAGGGATTTCTGGTTGAATATACGGGATTTTTCTTTGTATTCAAGGTCGTTGTTTTTTATCTTATCTACAAAGTGCAGCTGTACAGGTATAAAAACGGGTATGCACACCATAGGGTAGCTATCCTTGGGGTAGGGAACTCGGATTTGGTGTTGGGTAAGTTGCTCAATGATAATCCCTCTTTGGGGTTTAAACTGGCAGGGTATCTTTCAAGTAAAGGACTACAGTCAGATTTTGCTACGTTGGGTAATTTGGACGATTTGCCCTCTCTGTCCGAAAGATACAAATTGAATATGCTTTTTGTAACTGATCCATCCTATTTCACGAAAGAAAACACCAGAGTGTTACTCTCCAAATGTAATGAGACGGGGATGCGGGTAAGGTATGTACTTACAAAAGGATATTGGAGTAACAATAATCGCATGGGCAGAACAAAAGAATCGGCTCGTTATTTTGAAATGTTCAATCCACAAGAGATCCCATTAGACAGTTTGACATTACGTACAGAGAAACGTATTTTTGATATTCTGTTTTCAGCTGCTGTGATTCTATTTATATTCAGTTGGTTATTTCCTATTATGGGCCTATTGATAAAATTAAATTCAAAAGGGCCGGTGTTTTTCAAACAACAAAGAACAGGTATCAACAATAAAACTTTTTGGTGTTATAAATTCAGGACGATGACCGTGAATAGTGAATCCGATAGCAAACAGGCACAAGTGAATGATTCTCGCATCACGTCAATAGGTCACTTTATGAGAAAAACCAATATCGACGAATTACCGCAATTCATTAACGTATTTCTCGGAAACATGTCGGTAGTAGGTCCCCGTCCACACATGTTGAAACATACCGAACAATATTCCGAACTGATCCGCCATTACAAGGTACGCCATTTCGTTAAACCCGGTATCACCGGTTGGGCACAGGTAAACGGATTCAGAGGACTGACGGACGAACTCTGGAAAATGGAAAAAAGGGTGGAGTATGATATGGAGTATCTGGAGAAATGGAATTTTATTTGGGATATAAAAATAATTTTTATGACGCTGTTTGGTAATAAAGCTTACGAAAATGCCGGATAG
- the gmd gene encoding GDP-mannose 4,6-dehydratase, giving the protein MTKVALITGITGQDGSFLAELLIEKGYEVHGIIRRSSSFNTARIEHLYFDEWVRDMRRDRLVNLHYADMTDSSSLIRIIQTTKPDEIYNLAAQSHVKVSFDVPEYTAETDAVGTLRLLEAVRILGLEQKTKIYQASTSELYGLVQEVPQKETTPFYPRSPYGVAKLYGYWITKNYRESYNMFAVNGILFNHESERRGETFVTRKITIAVARIALGEQDKLYLGNLNALRDWGYAKDYVECMWLMLQHDKPEDFVIATGEMHTVREFCTHAFAEAGIKLRWEGEGIDEKGIDTATGRILVEVDPKYFRPAEVEQLLGDPTKARTLLGWNPRKTSFEELVRLMVRHDMKFVKKLKIKEAIDNE; this is encoded by the coding sequence ATGACAAAAGTAGCGCTGATAACAGGTATTACAGGACAGGACGGATCCTTTCTGGCAGAATTATTAATTGAAAAAGGGTATGAAGTACATGGGATAATACGCCGCTCTTCATCTTTCAATACAGCTCGTATAGAACATCTATATTTTGATGAATGGGTAAGGGATATGCGGCGTGACAGGCTTGTCAATCTGCATTATGCAGATATGACTGATTCCAGTTCATTGATCCGTATCATCCAAACGACAAAACCGGATGAAATTTACAATCTGGCAGCACAAAGCCACGTAAAAGTAAGTTTCGATGTGCCTGAATATACGGCAGAGACGGATGCCGTGGGTACGCTCCGTCTTTTGGAAGCAGTTCGTATTCTTGGGCTGGAGCAAAAAACAAAAATATATCAGGCTTCCACATCGGAACTCTACGGATTAGTCCAAGAGGTACCTCAGAAAGAGACGACACCTTTTTATCCCCGTAGCCCGTATGGAGTGGCAAAACTATATGGTTACTGGATCACAAAAAATTACAGGGAATCATATAATATGTTTGCCGTGAATGGTATCCTCTTTAACCACGAGAGTGAGCGCAGGGGAGAGACCTTTGTCACCAGAAAAATAACGATTGCCGTGGCCCGTATTGCGCTGGGAGAACAGGACAAACTCTATCTCGGTAACTTGAATGCATTAAGAGATTGGGGTTATGCCAAAGACTATGTAGAATGTATGTGGCTGATGCTCCAGCACGATAAACCCGAAGATTTTGTAATTGCTACCGGAGAGATGCACACAGTACGCGAATTTTGTACTCACGCCTTTGCCGAAGCCGGTATCAAACTCCGTTGGGAAGGTGAAGGTATAGATGAAAAAGGAATAGATACTGCCACAGGTAGGATATTGGTAGAGGTAGATCCCAAATATTTCCGTCCTGCTGAAGTAGAACAGCTTCTGGGTGATCCTACTAAGGCCAGGACATTACTGGGGTGGAATCCCCGTAAAACCTCTTTCGAAGAACTGGTCAGATTAATGGTCAGGCACGATATGAAATTTGTAAAAAAACTAAAAATAAAAGAGGCAATCGACAATGAATGA
- a CDS encoding GDP-L-fucose synthase family protein has protein sequence MNENSKIYIAGHNGLVGSAIWKNLLSKGYTNLVGRSHSELDLMDGVTVKRFFDEEKPDYVILAAAYVGGIVANNTFRADFIYRNLQIQNNVIGESYRHRVQKLLFLGSSCIYPKEAPQPIREEDLLTSPLEYTNEPYAIAKIAGLKMCESFNIQYGTNYIAVMPTNLYGPNDNFDLEKSHVLPALIRKMHLAKCMKENNWSGIQKDLRRRSLDGIDGQSTMDDFVFTLNKIGIFSNHLELWGTGKPMREFLWSEDLADACVFIMENVNFSDLRGNKEDIRNCHINIGTGKEVSIKELAFLTADIVGYTGKIKFNPSKPDGTMRKLTDVSKLESLGWKYKVELEVGIRRMYHWYLSDQEENA, from the coding sequence ATGAATGAAAATAGCAAAATATACATTGCCGGACACAATGGTTTGGTAGGATCTGCTATCTGGAAAAATCTGTTATCGAAAGGGTACACCAACCTTGTCGGCCGCTCTCACAGCGAGTTAGATTTAATGGATGGTGTTACTGTCAAAAGATTTTTCGACGAAGAGAAACCGGATTATGTGATCCTGGCAGCGGCTTATGTGGGAGGAATTGTCGCGAATAATACCTTTCGTGCCGATTTTATCTATCGTAACCTTCAGATACAGAACAATGTGATAGGGGAAAGCTACCGGCACAGAGTGCAGAAGTTGTTATTCCTGGGAAGCAGTTGCATCTATCCGAAAGAGGCTCCACAACCTATCCGAGAGGAAGACCTGCTTACTTCACCGCTTGAATATACCAATGAACCTTATGCAATTGCCAAAATTGCCGGGCTTAAAATGTGTGAAAGCTTCAATATTCAGTATGGCACTAATTATATAGCCGTAATGCCTACCAACTTGTATGGTCCTAATGATAATTTCGATCTGGAAAAAAGCCATGTGCTTCCGGCATTAATACGAAAAATGCATCTGGCCAAATGTATGAAAGAGAATAACTGGAGCGGCATACAAAAAGACCTCAGGCGAAGATCCCTCGATGGGATTGACGGACAAAGCACTATGGACGATTTTGTCTTTACGCTCAATAAGATCGGGATATTTTCAAACCATCTGGAGCTATGGGGTACGGGTAAACCTATGAGAGAGTTCCTGTGGAGTGAAGATCTGGCTGATGCTTGTGTCTTTATCATGGAGAATGTGAACTTCAGCGACTTGAGAGGAAATAAGGAAGATATCCGTAATTGCCATATCAATATAGGAACCGGTAAAGAGGTCAGTATAAAAGAATTGGCTTTTCTGACTGCCGATATTGTGGGGTATACCGGAAAAATTAAGTTCAATCCTTCTAAGCCCGATGGAACAATGAGAAAATTGACAGATGTTTCCAAACTGGAATCATTGGGTTGGAAATACAAGGTGGAACTCGAAGTGGGAATCCGACGGATGTACCACTGGTATCTTTCAGATCAGGAGGAAAATGCATAG
- a CDS encoding DUF418 domain-containing protein: protein MIKENKIIPAPSQRMTVIDALRGFALLGVILMHMLDHFGYTTGNVSDTAFPTRWDGIVQWFTNTMIRGKFISIFSFLFGLSFYIQMDRASKKGIDFRKRFLWRMLLLFLIGLVGTGFAYVDILTIYAVFGVVLVFLFPLKNWILMVLVCLLLTGVPNWFIVGFDNIRFDNVIIEQPSVTVPGDIAERPAGNNSPESSTFFQSAKENLTVKTLDKLKFQFMYSNTGYMILALFIMGFIVGRLHFFEHVHTRKKKNVRLFFFFLLGSFVILMTIKLMPDVPSNLLRSGVEGGKIPINTLLILALSTISTVTLSGTLAMGFITLYQVAGIRKYLNLLTPYGRMGLTNYEMQNITGAILFSAWGFGSVFGNMGATVLFVLGLVIYTLQVIISRYWIKRFIYGPLEWLWRSGTYLKWQPFKREQQR, encoded by the coding sequence ATGATAAAAGAAAATAAAATTATCCCGGCTCCTTCGCAAAGAATGACGGTTATAGACGCTTTAAGAGGTTTTGCGTTATTAGGAGTAATTCTTATGCATATGCTGGATCATTTCGGTTATACCACCGGCAATGTGTCGGATACCGCTTTTCCCACTAGGTGGGACGGTATCGTTCAATGGTTCACCAATACGATGATCCGGGGTAAATTTATAAGTATCTTCTCTTTCCTCTTTGGCCTCAGTTTTTATATTCAAATGGATAGGGCATCGAAGAAAGGTATTGATTTTCGTAAACGTTTTTTATGGCGGATGTTATTACTCTTTTTAATTGGTTTGGTCGGCACTGGTTTTGCTTACGTTGATATCCTTACAATTTACGCAGTTTTTGGCGTGGTGCTGGTATTCCTGTTTCCGTTGAAAAATTGGATCCTGATGGTTTTGGTATGTTTGCTGTTAACAGGTGTTCCAAATTGGTTTATAGTCGGTTTTGACAATATACGATTTGATAATGTAATCATTGAACAGCCTTCAGTGACAGTTCCCGGAGATATAGCAGAACGACCGGCCGGGAACAACTCTCCCGAAAGTAGTACATTCTTTCAATCTGCTAAGGAAAACCTGACTGTTAAAACACTGGATAAACTGAAATTTCAATTTATGTATAGTAATACAGGATATATGATCCTGGCATTATTTATCATGGGATTTATTGTAGGACGGCTTCATTTTTTTGAGCATGTACATACCAGAAAGAAAAAAAATGTCCGGCTGTTTTTTTTCTTTCTGCTGGGTAGTTTTGTCATTTTAATGACAATCAAGTTAATGCCGGATGTGCCATCCAATTTGTTAAGGTCAGGAGTTGAGGGGGGCAAAATTCCGATTAATACACTTCTAATCTTGGCTCTGAGTACAATCAGCACTGTCACCCTGTCAGGAACATTGGCTATGGGATTTATAACTCTTTACCAAGTAGCCGGTATCAGGAAATATTTGAATTTGCTTACTCCATATGGCCGTATGGGACTAACCAATTATGAAATGCAAAATATAACAGGTGCAATTCTTTTTTCGGCATGGGGCTTTGGATCGGTATTCGGTAATATGGGAGCAACAGTGCTTTTCGTCTTGGGACTGGTAATATATACATTGCAGGTTATCATCAGCCGGTACTGGATCAAAAGGTTTATATATGGTCCCCTTGAATGGCTTTGGCGTTCAGGAACCTATCTGAAATGGCAGCCATTTAAAAGAGAGCAACAGCGTTAA
- a CDS encoding GNAT family N-acetyltransferase, with protein sequence MEYRRIIDVDIREFDRRTFEKSLEWLSDPEIRALTLTPESDRESKEKWFEGLKDREDYYIRSVWRDEEPIGVLGIKHITNSDGEAWAYIGEKKYWGKAIGMEMFQYLIDYAISINLQSLYIKFIKSNHFSYKIGKRFGFEVEEDKSNGDLITMRRFL encoded by the coding sequence ATGGAATACAGGAGAATTATTGATGTGGATATCAGAGAATTTGATCGTAGGACTTTTGAAAAGTCTTTGGAATGGTTGAGTGATCCGGAAATCAGGGCACTTACTCTGACCCCCGAATCAGACCGTGAATCGAAGGAAAAATGGTTTGAGGGTCTCAAGGATAGAGAGGATTATTATATTCGTTCTGTCTGGCGTGATGAAGAACCGATTGGGGTATTAGGTATTAAGCATATCACTAATTCAGATGGTGAGGCATGGGCCTATATTGGAGAAAAGAAGTATTGGGGAAAGGCAATTGGCATGGAAATGTTTCAATATCTGATCGATTATGCCATATCAATAAATTTACAGTCTCTATACATTAAATTTATTAAATCAAATCATTTTTCTTATAAGATAGGTAAAAGATTCGGGTTTGAAGTAGAAGAGGACAAATCGAATGGTGATTTGATAACCATGCGACGCTTTTTATAA
- a CDS encoding glycosyltransferase, whose protein sequence is MITIKFFADIAPHYRRPIWNILINNPDWDMHFFFGDSENGVEAIDFEKEGFLLNKHRLHKVKNYWWKKETLLWQTKVIRECCGPKFDYAIFTSEMSRPSTWISAAICRLRGIKVFFWAHGLYGREKGFKLRLKKIFFRLGHKILLYERRSKKFHIQHGFKPDNLYVVFNSLDYDAHKLLNQKLKGLEKNEVFPFFRNPSLPVVIFIGRLTKVKKLDMLLKAINQINNKEPKANLVVMGDGPEREILEEMGKIGLEEKWLYFTGACYDEEVIGKFLSMSDLCVSPGNVGLTGIHSLSFGTPVGTHDNMVNQMPEAEAIEDGYNGFFFKENDVNDLRVKIEKWINNMDRNLLRERSHEIIDKYYNPYYQLTVFERVFAGEKPEL, encoded by the coding sequence ATGATAACGATAAAGTTTTTCGCAGATATAGCACCTCATTATAGGAGACCGATATGGAATATTTTGATCAACAATCCCGATTGGGATATGCATTTTTTCTTTGGAGATAGTGAGAATGGGGTTGAAGCAATCGATTTTGAAAAGGAAGGATTTTTATTGAACAAACATCGACTGCATAAAGTGAAAAATTATTGGTGGAAAAAGGAAACGCTACTTTGGCAGACAAAAGTTATACGCGAATGCTGTGGCCCTAAATTTGATTACGCCATTTTCACGTCGGAAATGTCTCGACCATCTACCTGGATATCTGCTGCGATATGTCGGCTTCGTGGGATCAAAGTCTTTTTCTGGGCACATGGATTGTATGGACGTGAGAAAGGATTCAAGTTGAGGTTGAAAAAGATTTTTTTTCGACTTGGACACAAGATTCTACTTTACGAAAGACGATCGAAAAAATTCCATATACAACATGGATTTAAACCGGATAATTTATATGTCGTTTTCAATTCGCTGGACTACGATGCCCATAAATTGTTGAATCAGAAACTTAAAGGGTTGGAAAAGAATGAGGTATTTCCTTTTTTTAGGAATCCATCTTTGCCTGTTGTCATTTTTATTGGAAGGTTGACCAAAGTGAAAAAATTGGATATGCTGTTGAAAGCTATCAATCAGATAAATAATAAGGAACCTAAGGCTAATCTTGTAGTAATGGGAGACGGTCCCGAAAGAGAGATACTGGAGGAGATGGGAAAAATAGGGCTGGAGGAAAAATGGCTGTACTTTACAGGTGCATGCTACGATGAAGAGGTGATAGGTAAATTTCTATCCATGTCCGACCTGTGTGTATCTCCCGGAAATGTAGGATTAACGGGGATTCATTCTCTGAGTTTTGGCACACCTGTGGGTACACACGATAATATGGTGAATCAAATGCCTGAAGCCGAAGCCATAGAAGATGGATATAATGGTTTCTTCTTTAAGGAAAACGACGTGAATGATCTCAGAGTTAAAATTGAGAAATGGATAAATAATATGGATAGGAACCTATTAAGAGAAAGATCGCACGAAATAATCGATAAGTATTATAACCCTTATTATCAGCTGACTGTATTCGAAAGAGTATTTGCAGGAGAAAAGCCTGAGTTGTAA
- a CDS encoding UDP-glucose dehydrogenase family protein: MKIAIIGTGYVGLVSGACFAEMGVDVTCVDIDSKKIEDLKQGIIPIYEPGLKNIVIRNTEANRLHFTTDLASVINDMEIVFIAVGTPSDEKGTADLSYVMTVAENIADNMTKPLLIVTKSTVPVGTSFRIKELVRNRLDSRGMQNLKFDVASNPEFLKEGAAVNDFMSPDRVVVGVESERAEELMTRLYRPFVINNFRVIFMDILSSEMTKYAANAMLATRISFMNDVANLCELVGADVNMVRRGIGSDTRIGRSFLYPGCGYGGSCFPKDVRAFIKVGEAFGYEMKLLKAVEVVNNNQKNILFRKFSQYFNEDIKNKTVAVWGLSFKPETDDMREAPSLTLIDSLLKASVTVRAYDPAAMNEARKYLNNGIYYATDIYDAVQGAHALIIPTEWKEFRLPDWNRLKKSMDDYLVVDGRNIYNKEELASHGFTYSGIG; encoded by the coding sequence ATGAAAATAGCTATTATTGGTACGGGGTATGTGGGACTTGTTTCCGGAGCGTGTTTTGCAGAGATGGGAGTAGATGTAACTTGTGTGGACATTGACTCAAAAAAAATAGAGGATTTGAAACAGGGAATTATTCCTATCTACGAGCCAGGATTAAAAAACATTGTTATTCGTAATACTGAAGCTAATCGTTTACATTTTACCACGGATCTGGCCTCGGTAATAAACGATATGGAAATAGTTTTTATCGCCGTCGGTACTCCCTCTGATGAAAAAGGAACAGCCGATCTATCTTATGTGATGACTGTGGCCGAGAATATCGCCGACAACATGACAAAACCACTGCTGATTGTTACCAAAAGTACTGTTCCGGTAGGCACTTCATTTCGTATAAAGGAGTTGGTGAGAAACCGTCTCGATAGCCGTGGAATGCAGAATTTGAAGTTTGATGTAGCATCCAATCCCGAATTTCTGAAAGAAGGTGCTGCAGTTAACGATTTTATGAGTCCCGACCGCGTGGTAGTAGGTGTAGAATCCGAGAGGGCAGAAGAATTGATGACACGTCTTTACCGTCCGTTTGTAATAAATAATTTCAGGGTGATTTTCATGGATATTTTATCATCCGAAATGACGAAATATGCTGCGAATGCCATGCTTGCTACCCGTATCAGTTTTATGAATGATGTAGCCAATCTTTGTGAATTGGTAGGGGCAGATGTCAATATGGTACGTCGTGGAATAGGAAGTGATACCCGTATCGGCCGTAGTTTCCTCTATCCCGGATGCGGATATGGTGGTAGCTGCTTTCCGAAAGATGTCCGGGCATTTATAAAGGTAGGAGAAGCTTTTGGCTACGAAATGAAACTTTTAAAAGCAGTAGAGGTAGTCAATAATAACCAGAAAAATATTCTTTTCCGGAAATTCAGTCAATATTTTAATGAGGATATAAAGAATAAAACCGTTGCTGTATGGGGATTGTCATTTAAACCTGAAACCGACGACATGCGTGAAGCGCCTTCACTCACACTTATAGACAGCCTGCTGAAGGCCAGTGTAACGGTAAGAGCTTATGACCCTGCCGCGATGAACGAGGCTCGTAAATACCTGAATAATGGAATTTATTATGCTACCGATATTTATGATGCAGTACAGGGGGCTCACGCCCTCATTATTCCTACTGAGTGGAAAGAATTTCGTCTGCCAGATTGGAATAGATTGAAAAAAAGTATGGATGATTACTTAGTGGTTGACGGACGTAATATCTATAATAAAGAAGAATTGGCATCTCACGGTTTTACATATAGTGGGATAGGATAA
- a CDS encoding glycosyltransferase family 4 protein, with product MKKLNILINAYACSPMRGSEPGTGWNMCAHLAKHCSVHIITEGEFRDEIEAALVTLPQRDNMHFYYNPVSERVRKMAWNQGDWRFYTHYKKWQKKTLEIAKLIIADQKIDILHQLNMIGYREPGNLWEIEDIPFVWGPIGGLKQFPAAYLQGADLKLQLFNRLKNSINLLQLKYDYRVNQAFKRASLLMSSIPVSYEAIKKYKKRESVLLSETGLFVKSDVPMERFYNDDFHVMWVGKFDFRKQLPLALKALAATNNKQIILDVYGQGNEAQEKEAKQLAADLKISDQIVWHGNRPLAEVHQAMREAQLFFFTSVNEDNPNVVLEALSNRLPILCFDTCGFGATVNEKVGRKIPLTNPKRSIIDFAEHLNMFYENRPLLGELSLNCKLLQEQLSWDEKAKKVVDLYHKVLSDFVPVEKGKR from the coding sequence ATGAAAAAATTAAATATCCTCATCAATGCTTATGCTTGTTCTCCAATGAGAGGTAGTGAACCCGGCACAGGATGGAATATGTGTGCACATTTAGCGAAACATTGCAGCGTGCATATCATAACAGAAGGTGAATTTCGGGATGAAATAGAAGCTGCTCTTGTCACTTTGCCACAAAGGGATAATATGCATTTTTATTATAATCCGGTTTCGGAGAGAGTCAGAAAGATGGCTTGGAATCAGGGTGATTGGAGATTCTATACCCATTATAAAAAATGGCAGAAGAAAACATTGGAAATTGCAAAACTGATTATTGCCGATCAGAAAATAGATATCCTACACCAACTCAATATGATTGGTTACAGAGAACCGGGTAATCTGTGGGAAATAGAGGACATTCCTTTTGTTTGGGGACCCATCGGAGGCCTGAAACAATTTCCGGCAGCTTATCTTCAGGGTGCAGATTTAAAATTGCAACTTTTTAATCGTCTCAAAAACAGTATAAATCTATTACAGTTAAAGTATGATTATCGAGTCAATCAGGCGTTTAAAAGAGCAAGTTTGCTAATGAGTTCAATCCCTGTTTCATACGAAGCAATAAAAAAATACAAGAAAAGAGAGTCTGTGCTGCTTTCCGAAACAGGATTATTTGTAAAGAGCGATGTGCCAATGGAAAGATTCTATAACGACGACTTTCATGTGATGTGGGTAGGAAAATTCGATTTTCGTAAACAATTACCATTGGCTTTAAAGGCATTGGCAGCTACAAACAATAAACAAATTATTTTAGATGTGTATGGTCAGGGGAACGAAGCGCAGGAAAAAGAAGCAAAACAGCTCGCAGCTGATTTGAAAATTTCTGACCAAATAGTGTGGCATGGTAACAGACCCCTCGCAGAGGTGCATCAAGCAATGCGTGAAGCACAACTTTTTTTCTTTACAAGCGTAAATGAAGATAACCCTAACGTTGTATTGGAGGCTCTAAGTAATCGACTTCCTATATTGTGCTTCGATACCTGTGGCTTTGGAGCTACAGTCAATGAAAAAGTCGGTCGTAAAATTCCGCTTACAAATCCTAAAAGATCGATTATTGATTTTGCTGAACATTTAAATATGTTTTATGAGAACCGGCCATTGCTGGGAGAATTATCGCTGAATTGTAAGTTACTTCAGGAACAGCTCTCATGGGACGAGAAAGCAAAAAAAGTGGTAGATTTATACCATAAGGTATTGTCTGATTTTGTCCCAGTCGAGAAAGGCAAAAGATAA